A stretch of Porites lutea chromosome 5, jaPorLute2.1, whole genome shotgun sequence DNA encodes these proteins:
- the LOC140936447 gene encoding uncharacterized protein has protein sequence MSSLTSAAFNISEELKRQLEHDYKEVLLKIKRGLTEDSEKEFRFYYTVYAETSDTLELFRLLEDAREISWEDVSSLKNGLRAVQRKDLKKFLTEFEKKRNLTALVYMYARKRQGFEDSCSCFNSVEQAATYLAKTTAQGISADGTLKSLLESRKSIKKVIGEFDEVIKHERLDPWSQLTLLVDIAGETVAEAFVMSEERRLTSEEIGKMCRSAADELYCRMPEPGTWEDFCEHIEDTYYSVFPSQQNSASAKDIADVVHRLMKTSAICT, from the exons ATGTCATCACTAACATCAGCCGCTTTTAACATTAGTGAAGAACTAAAACGACAACTTGAACATGATTACAAAGAAGTGCTCCTTAAGATCAAGAGAGGGTTGACGGAAGATAGTGAAAAAGAGTTTCGCTTCTACTACACCGTGTATGCGGAAACTAGTGACACTCTGGAACTTTTTCGCCTATTAGAAGATGCCCGAGAGATTTCTTGGGAAGACGTGAGCTCGCTTAAGAACGGTTTGCGTGCAGTACAAAGAAAGGACCTTAAAAAATTCTTaactgaatttgaaaaaaagagaaatctgACTGCTCTGGTATATATGTATGCAAGAAAACGGCAGGGCTTTGAGGATTCTTGTTCTTGCTTCAATTCGGTCGAACAGGCAGCTACGTATCTCGCAAAAACGACAGCGCAAGGAATATCTGCAGATGGGACCTTAAAATCATTGCTGGAATCGAGAAAGAGTATCAAGAAAGTCATAGGTGAGTTCGATGAGGTGATCAAACACGAACGTTTGGATCCGTGGAGTCAGCTTACTCTTTTGGTTGATATCGCTGGAGAAACCGTCGCTGAAGCCTTTGTAATGAGCGAAGAACGTCGTCTCACGTCTGAAGAAATCGGTAAAATGTGTAGAAGCGCCGCTGATGAGCTTTACTGTCGAATGCCAGAACCGGGGACGTGG GAAGATTTCTGTGAACATATAGAGGACACCTATTACTCGGTTTTTCCGTCTCAACAAAATTCAGCTTCTGCTAAAGACATCGCCGACGTGGTTCACCGACTTATGAAGACCAGTGCGATTTGCACCTGA